The Denticeps clupeoides chromosome 1, fDenClu1.1, whole genome shotgun sequence genome segment TATCCGGGCTCAGTATCTCCCTTGGTTATTTTCTGTCTTCCTTTTCACGTGTCCAGTATGTATGTGCTGTATCACAACcatttgtgtgggtgtgggggtgagTGTGAAATACGAAAAGTGTGTCTTGACTGTGCAGGCGTTTCAATAAATGCAGTGTCCTTTCATACGGTGTCCTGTTGACTCGCTCTCATAGATCCCAGAGACATTACGCTTATTAAGTTAAAACGGACTACTTATTAAGTGAAGTGTAAGTGCAGCGATTGCCATTGTGAGACAcgctgcagcatagcacacggtgacgcaacgaatcgtgtcctctgcttttaaccatcgcccttggtgagcagtgggcagctcgagattcgaaccggcaaccttctgattaaccgctaggccgccactgccccctATTACAGTTCCTTCCGTgttataattatgtaattacGCATTATTACGTTGTAATGTAACCGGTGTCCATTTTACCAGGATAAATTCTACTCGTCAGAACAGCGAGTGCCTTGCAGATTTTACTCTGCAGGAGAAAACCCGACCTCGTTGCAGCCACGAGGCCGCCCCGCTTAAACGTCTTGAGTGCGGTTTACCCCCATCTCGGAGCAAGCGGCCCACGTGAACAGGATGTGGTTGTGCTTTCGAGCCTGCTGAGCGGAGACAACGGTTTCGCATGCACCTCcagtgaagaagaagaggagccgTCTTTAAAATGTGCCGTGGTGATTAATCAGACATGTTGGGGGTGATCTCTTTTACAAGATGACAGAACCCACATGTTGTCGGATGACTGCAGAAGTATAAGTGTTTTTTACAGTCAACGTAAATGCAAAGAATAACCACAGTCCTGAGATATAGAATTACAACAGAGGTCTGaggaaaaacataattaatacataaatagacaaacttcaggcaaaaatataaacttaaaaGATGACATTAGAGGCCTATCCAACGAGGCTTTGAACTGGTCCCCATCTTCTTCCAAAGATGTGAGTCTTCAACTGTAGTTGTGCTgtcaactttactttactttactttactttatttgcagacgcttttatccagagccacttacaggaggaagataccagcaattctcatttggtttctatgGATTTTTAGTttcaaaactaagagccctgataaggcccaacttcaggtcagaaaagaacatgctcgggaactgttaagtgctagacgagtttttttttttgtgtgtgttagatttgtctgaaatactttttacacaagtgggttttcaactgcttcttaaaggtggtggtggtctcggctagtcgaatggagcaggacaagttgtcccaccagccagggacaacgaaggagaacagagtcgattgggatcggatgccccgtgaagagggaattttttgtCAACTGTTCCATTAAATAAAACTGTCTGATTTTTTTGTATCCACTGTGAGATCGTGGGGGGGTTCAGGTTTCAACCAATAAGTTGTTATCACTAGTAGGAGATGTGCGTTTGATCAGGTCGTaagtgtttaaatgtattttctttaccGTTTTATCGATTATTTACTATCCATCTCGGCCCCCGTGTaatatttattctatttataacgcatcagattttttttttttgtctttctcctCCCACTCCTTCTCTCGTGTTGGCCCCCCGCCTCTTTTCACTTCTCCTTCTTGTCTCGCCTAATTTCGTCTCTGTTTTCTTTCCGGCCCGTTTCACAGCAGAGACGCCGCCTTTGGCCCCGCAGTggtgagttgatgttttttttttcttcttctcattttttaaattaatctttGAAACCAGCATTCTGTCGAACGAAGCGTCCAGCACGTCTGCATTCCTGATGCtgatttcaggtttttttttttttttttatgttttttttactgttttttttttactgtttttttgctGTCTGCTTCATCGCTCCATGTCTCTCTCGGTCGAGTCTGCACCACGCCTGCAGAaagtgaaccggaagacccaggttcgaaccccactcactaccatcgtgtccctgagcaggacacttaaccctgagtgtctccagggggacactgtccctgtaactactgactgtaagtcgctctggataagggcgtctggtaaacgctgtaaaatgTAACCGTAAGCCGCGCCTTCGTCCAGCGCAGAGCGCTTTTGCAGTCGTTAGGCGACGGGCGCCTTCCTGCGAGTAGAAGCAGCACCACATCCGTTTCTGTCCTGCACGGAACGCTGGGGACCTTTTCTGCTGCCGATTACGTGCGCGGCTTGGCTTTTTTTCCCAGGAAAACACACATTGACAACAGAGCAACAGATGCCACTCGTACAGCATTAAATGAGGTTCGATTTGACCCCGAAAGAGTCAGATTAacgtttttcctttttctcgTTCAGCCCCAGTTATGGCCGGTGAATCGACGAAAACCACCGATACCGTCTGCGTGTCCCTCCTGGTCCTGTTCATCGTCCTGCTGGCGCTGCTGGTGTACCTGTACAGGCGGCTGGGCCGGGAGAGTCGCGGCCGCTACACCCTGCACAGCCTGGTCTTCGGGCGGGGCGGCCTGCGGGACCGGGCGAGGGCCGGGGTGGGCGCGGCGGAGGCCAGACTCGGGGTCCGCCTGTGGCCTCGGGCCGGGGAGGACGAGGAGCCCGTGGAGGAGGACAGGGGAGGGGGGGACGAGGAGGACTCCTCGGGTGACTACTCCAGCTTGGAGGGGGTGGACCTGCGAGAGAGGGCCGAGTCAGGCGAAGAACTGAAGGACGGCGAGGCGGAGGGCGGGGAGCCGGCAGAGAAAGGAAGCAGGCGCGAgggtgaggatgatgaagatgaagagaaaGTGGGTTTGCTCGTTTCTGACGGCGTGATCTGGTCGGAGGAAAAGGAGGTGGACGCCGGGACTGACCTGACTGCTCTGTGAGGACGTCGAAGagcatcacatttttattagCTATCGTTTTCAGTGCCTTTTCAAAAGATTTTATGaaactcatttattttttttagatggaTTCCTTTTGtataatatgtaaaaaaaataataagtattgtcttttatataaaaaaaactgtggtgtGTTATTACAATCGTCATATCAAAGTAAAATACATCATCTCATCTCGCATCTGCCATTATTTTTCATAAAGTCGTTTTCATCACAAGGTACCTAAATAAAAGTTAGGAAGGGTCAAGGGTCAACACCCTGCAAAGTTCTTTCTTTACCATTATGATCAGGCCTTGGGCTCCTGAATCCTCCGTCTAAGGCCAGGAATCATTCTTGTAGTCCTGAGACGAGCCCCTGCTGGAGCAGCAGTGTCCTTTttcaggtcatgtgaccaggccTGGACACGGGGGAATTCTATAATCTCATCATTATATTATATCTATAACCATATCATTATATTTTTCGATGTGGCAACATACAGACCCAGATCTCTCTAATAATCTGGAGTCTAAATAGTTTTTATTGCCATCCCATCCATATACATAGTGAACAGTGTGACAACAGTGAGGCAGAATATTGTCCCCTGGACCATAGACGCAACATTGGAAACAACAGAACAGCAGCACCCACACAAATCACCAGTAAAGGTAAAAAAGGGGGGACTGCAGTAAACGTGGTGGAATTATATTAGCAGCAGATAAGGTGGGACAATTCTGACGATATTTTATTCCTTTGATTGGCAGCAGAAAATATCTCAGGTTCTAAAAGTAATGAAATCTCGCGATATTTTACGATTTATTAGCAGCAGAAAAGGGGATAAGTTCCGACCTCAGGTACTAACGAGTATGGAAATCTCGCGATATTTTACGATTTATTAGCAGCAAGAAAGGTGGGACAGTTCCGACCTCAGGTAATAACGAGTAAGGAAATCGCGGGACATTTTACACCATCGTTTTATTCCGGAACAAAATCTTCAGTTGCTGAAGAATACTACGTTCTATTAATTATGTTATGGTAATTATGCAGTATTGGTTTGCGTAGGAACATCTAACGGCCTATGTAGCCTTTTTCGCGATTTCGCGAACTGAAGCGAGCAAAATAACTCACGAAAGTGCCAAGCGCGCATGTGTGTGAGGCTGAAAGAGCGCTGCGAGCGATCATCTTCCGAccggggatgtagctcagtggtagagcgcatgcttcgcatgtatgaggtcccgggttcaatccccggcatctccacaagtttttttttatttttgtcttaaATAGACAAGAGTCAAGGCTAATTGTTGATCGTATAAAGCCCcaatttttttccttcacaaCCCTGGGAAAAATTTGTTAATGAACATGTGAACAGCTGTTCGCCGTTGGCTCGAGTGGGCGGAGACTTTACGGGGCTTGTGGGAGGGGCTTGTGATGTGGGCGTGGTTTCGCGCcggtctgcgcatgcgcgcgaGACAGAACcgacatagaaaaaaaataaaataaaaaaacaacacacacacacacacacacgcgtgaaAAGACGACGAGAAAATGGCCAGAACGGCGGTCGCGGGCGAAATGGCGCCGCCGGCGCGGCTCTCGGCGGAGCGCCAGTGAATCGTCGCAGCCTCGCCCCCCCTGCGGCACCGCCAGCGCCGCCCCGCCGCGGCAAGATGGACCCGAGGCGGCGGCTCTGAGCGCGGGGAGAGGGGCGTTCGGGCGTCGAGGATCCGCCGCGGGTAAATATGCTTGCTGCTCACGCACCGCGGACGTCGCGCCCCGGAGCTTAGCACGATCcggtttaacaaaaaaaggaaaggaaaggacagaaaaagagagaaagaaaggagcgTCCTTGTCGGGAGCGAGGAGGGGGGGAGAAAGTCGCCACGCCAGCGAGACAAGGAGCATCGATGGGTGAATaagaatcatcatcatcatcgtcgtcgtcgtcatgATCGTGTGCACGATCGTTTTCTGCAGGATGCATTCGGAGTGAAAGTGACTGCATGTCCCTCCATTAAAATGTGCGTCCAGTCCGAGTTCTtccttgatttaaaaaaaaaatttattttttttgttctttcagcGATCGGTGCATGgagtggtgatggtgatggtggtgaagAAATATGGACGCCTGCTGCATGCAGAGCTGAcgctctctccctgtctctcccgGTGTCGCAGGTGGAGGAGGATGTTGCTGGCCTCGGCCGTGGTGGTGTGGGAATGGCTGAACGAGCACGGCCGCTGGCGACCCTACAGCCCGGCGGTGTCCCACCACATCGAGGCGGTGGTCCGCAGCGACCCTCGGGGCAGCAGCGTGGTGCTGGGCCAGGTGGACTCCCGCCTGTCGCCCTACATCATTGACCTGCAGTCCATGCACCAGTTCAGACAAGACACCGGTGAGGCACTGtcgttgggggggggggggtccccggTTAACCCGGAATGTCGGGGGCGGTGGTGGGGTGCAGGCGGCCTCACACAAAAGGCATTGTGTGGGGACCGAGGCGGCGGCGGTACGTGACGGAGGCGAGACGGAGGCCTGAATGGCCTGAGAACCGAGGTCATGGAAGTTTGGCGGCGGCGGGGGGTCGAATGAATAACTTTAACGTCACGCAGACGCCACCGTAACGAGAACGTCTCCgcagattttacatttacagcatttgtccagagcgacttacaatcagtagttacagggaccgtccccccctggagacactcaggtttaagcgtcttgctcagggacacaatggtagtaagtgggatttgaacctgggtcttgaacctgggtcttctggtccacaggcgagtgtgttaccccactaggtaACATCACACAGCAGCAATGTCCGGCATCGCAACGGGACGGAAGTAGAAAGCGCGATGCGTTATGCACGTGACACTCGTGTCTGGTGTGTACCGGGGAAAAGAGTGGACGAGGAGCTGAAATCCCTGGCGGCGGGGGTGGCGATAACACATTCGTATTTTTATTGGGTTTTCCCTtcacttttgttaaaaaaaaaaaaaaaaaaaaaaaaaaaaaagtcaaataaattctgcttaaaaaaaaaaaacgttttaaaaatgcatttctaaCGATAACAGCGCGGTCTACAGTGCTGCGATCACACCTGTATGGTGGGCCGCCTGTCGAAAATTGCAATAAATATCGACGGGGACACCAAATATCGACATTTCTGTATACAAATGTAGTCCAGTTCTGAGTTGcattgttttggctgaattattaatgtgtcTGTTCCCCGCAGATTGTACAGAGTGTCACATGATATAATCGTATATCGTATCGTAGACAGGAGATTGTGGAAATGTGTGACATGCGTTAAggctgtatttttttattaaataactgaTGGTTTTTCACGATGCTTGGTGCCGTTATTGTTGGAACTTTATTATTGTAAGATAAGACAAGGTGATCCTtaattagtcccacaagtgggaaatgtacattgtcacggcagaaaagtgaagtgattgtcattgtgatacacagcagaacagcacacggtgcacacagtgaaacgtgtcctctgtatttaaccatcacccttggtgagcagtgggcagccatgacaggcgcccggggagcagtgtgtggggacggtgctttgctcagtggcacctcagtggcaccttggcggatcgggattcaatcCGGAAACCTTCCAaaccgcttccttagccgctagaccaccactgccctcagaAAGTGGACATTACAagaaaagagcagcaaaaaaaaaaaaaaaacaccgtccccacacactgctccccgggcgcctgtcatggctgcccactgctcaccaagggtgatgggttaaatgcagtggacacattccactgtgcgcaccgtgtgctgtgaatcacaatcacttcactttcataagcaagtaaatagtcctagaaaagATAAACcagtgaatttacatttaaggcatttggtaggcgcccttatccagagcgtcttacaacgtgcttccatgtcaccatggatgaagtgatcggttctggttcaccaggacccccaactatgaatagaatatttttattcactctgctgtaaattctgtacacaagttagacaattagaaggttacaagttcatctcaATATTCTCTAGTGAATGTGAGTAATGTGAGAATATGACCgtacaaacataaaaaatatttttgtgaagaTACACATGTACAGAGCGGTTATATATACACTTATatgtacatgtatgtatgtgcatatatacacacatacgtaggtatagatatatgtgtgtaagATAAACCATTATGAACCATGTCATAGAATATTGCGACAGCAGGTCCTTTCATGATAAACCTTTATATTTGTATgcttgtactgtacatgtatttACGTCTCAACAGATTTGGAAtttgacttttcatttcttgagcataggtacagtacaggccgaaagtttggacaccttctcattcaatgtgttttcattattttcatgacaatttacgttggtagattctcactgaaggcgtcaaaactatgaatgaatgtgtATGTTCTCTCAAAAAAGCTATTTCACTTGACAATGTCATAAAGGATCCATTACAAGTCCACCAGgcagtgaaataaccttttttgagataACATGACCTGGTCAAGATACATAGGTATGTTCGTATGTGCCGGCACTTGATGCTTTTTACATTACGTTacggaaaaaacaaaaatgagctTTTTCACCGAACGCAAACTCCATCACATGGCCATATTTCCAACCTTTCATCGGGCCTGGCTGTGTTTTATTATTCAGTGGAtgatgaatgcaaaaaaaaaaacatacattttttaaagaatatcatttttaatgtgATTTGGCTGGCTTTtatcatctgtgtgtgtgtataaatatgtatagagaggatggtagtagcctagtgggtaacacactcgcctatgaaccagaagacccaggttcgaaccccacttactaccatcgtgtccctgagcaggacacttaaccctgagtgtctccatggggggactgtccctggaactactggttgtaaggcgctctgggtaagagagagagatgacGTTTGACTGAGTAAATTTCCCTTGCAGGCACCTTGCGGCCGGTGCGGAGGAGCTTCTACGATCCCACGTCCGCGCCCGGGCAGGGCTGGGTGTGGGAGTGGGAGAACGACTCCGGCTCGTGGACGGCGTACGACACGGAAGTGAGCATCGCCATCCAGGCGGCGCGGGACCGGCAGCAGCCGTGGCTGGACCTGACGCCGCTGGGCTTCTGCTACCTGATAGACCTGCAGAGCATGACCCAGATCAACGGGCAGACGCAGCGGCGGCGCCGCATCCAGAGGCGCTCGGACCTGGCGTATCCGCTGGTCTCCGGACCCCTGCCCAGAGCTCAGGCCTGGGGGGCGGGGGCAGCCGGCCCCGGGggacctggaggaggaggaggcggggctcTACTGGGGGTCTCCATGTCGGGGCTCGGCGGCGGGAACGGCAGCGCGTACCCCAGCGGCGCGCTCCCGGCTTCGGCCATCACGTCCTTGGGGCAGCCCTGCTCCTGCCAGCAGTGCATGCTGGTCCTGGGCGTCAAGGCCGGGGGCATGGCCCACACGTTGGGTCGCAGGCCCCCTCCGCCGCCCATTCAGACCAAGCCCCCCAGCCCTAAAATGGGACCCCCTCAGAGAGGCTACTCCTACTCGCTGACCTTGCCCCACCCACCGTCCCTGTCCAGGGTGCTGTCACCCCACCGGAACTCCGCGGTGGCGATGGTGGGGAACGCCGACGCCAACGGGGGCTTCGCGCACTCGCTGTCTCTCCTCGGCTCGGCCACGGCCGCCCTTTCGCTGTCCTCGGCTCCGCCCACGCGGCCTCCGCCCCCGCCCGTGCCTCCGCCCCCTCCCCCGTCGGCCATTCCCAGTTCTGCCGCTCCGCTCGTCTCCGCGGCGGCCGGTGCCGCCGCCTCCGCTGCGGCCGCCTTCCCGCCCCTCATCTCCACGGCGACCACCTGTGCCCTGACGCCCTCCGCCCGCGTGCTGGGGCCCGTGTCCTCCGCCTGCGCGGCCCCGCTGCCCCCGCGCTCCAGCCTGGCCGGCCTGAGCCGCCCCGCCCTGCAACGCATCGCCATGGCCCAGTCGCGCGCCCTCATCGCCTCGGGGTGAGTTCACGTCAGCGCACCGGCACAGACTCCGCCCACAAGCTTCCCGCCGCCTTGGCTCCTCTGGTTAATAATGAggaaatgtattgtttttggGGTGATTTAGGGTGAACGGTATGGATaagtagagttttttttttaggtacgTTAACAACGTAGACGTCAATCACAAGAACATCAGAAcaacatacagtacgtctcaatgggctttgacaccccccacatttgacccttctgcacacaaggaaaaactaggagagagaaaaaaaggtgggaagaaacgttgggaaggagtgatacagagagggacccccttccagggtagagtgaaccgGCAAGTGGTGACaatgcagggttggggatggtttgtccaataacaagaaaaaaaaagtcctacagttgtagggttggagaagtccagaatgcagtccagtgtcatggtgtacaatatgtgtccataatgatgttactggtccacttgaagatccctggagctgtagttgtaatggtggtggctgtggtgaccctctggtttgtttcatgttttgtccttgtaaagtagttgtcaggaaccaggatgtatctgcttgtctcttcactggggtctgccagtagtctgggtgcttgattccgtgtctcggagaaaaacaaacagaagcagcggcagacggttgcactgtacgaccgatactgaaatctgtggttatagtggtatattggtgctacagtggcccggtaccctaactaggacagcctaactggtgaatttaactttgtctgtgtctaacagggggactctgtgataaactggactttataattgacactgcgtcaaagtgaagtgaaatgagggtctaggactttaacaaaaagccagaga includes the following:
- the dtx4a gene encoding E3 ubiquitin-protein ligase DTX4a, which codes for MVMVVKKYGRLLHAELTLSPCLSRCRRWRRMLLASAVVVWEWLNEHGRWRPYSPAVSHHIEAVVRSDPRGSSVVLGQVDSRLSPYIIDLQSMHQFRQDTGTLRPVRRSFYDPTSAPGQGWVWEWENDSGSWTAYDTEVSIAIQAARDRQQPWLDLTPLGFCYLIDLQSMTQINGQTQRRRRIQRRSDLAYPLVSGPLPRAQAWGAGAAGPGGPGGGGGGALLGVSMSGLGGGNGSAYPSGALPASAITSLGQPCSCQQCMLVLGVKAGGMAHTLGRRPPPPPIQTKPPSPKMGPPQRGYSYSLTLPHPPSLSRVLSPHRNSAVAMVGNADANGGFAHSLSLLGSATAALSLSSAPPTRPPPPPVPPPPPPSAIPSSAAPLVSAAAGAAASAAAAFPPLISTATTCALTPSARVLGPVSSACAAPLPPRSSLAGLSRPALQRIAMAQSRALIASGVPTVPVKNLNGSSPVHPALAGITGILMSAAGLPVCLTRPPKLVLHPPPVSKSDIKPVPGLGHCCRKTTKKQARKGRTPEEVVKRYLQKVRNPPDEDCTICMESLSGPSGYKGPGVGGVSRAESVGRLTQCGHQYHLQCLVAMYNNGNKDGSLQCPTCKTIYGVKTGNQPPGKMEYHVIPHSLPGHPDCKTIRIIYNIPPGIQGPEHPNPGKPFTARGFPRHCYLPDSEKGRLVLRLLLVAWDRRLIFSVGTSSTTGESDTVIWNEVHHKTEFGSNLTGHGYPDPGHLDNVLEELRAQGIAEEECLRD